One region of Paenibacillus polymyxa M1 genomic DNA includes:
- a CDS encoding phosphate/phosphite/phosphonate ABC transporter substrate-binding protein, which produces MFKKALTLCMTFTLAAGLAACGSNASNNNSASTPGTDGSKNESTAYVPKELKVQFVPSQNADTLEAKAKPLEKLLGDKLGIPVKVTVSPDYNTIVEAMSSKQVDVGFLPPNAYVLAHDNRKAADLLLQAQRYGIEDATGKDTTEKVNFYKAMIVVKKDSPIQSLADLKGKKVGWQNVTSSAGYVYPAAELKKAGVDPDTDVQGVTIKGHDAAILALLNGQVDAVAVFQDARNTVKKEIPDVFEKTRVIHYTAKIPNDTVSVRSDMDQTWRDKIAQAFIDIANDPEGGEIIKEIYTHVGYEKGDDKNFDSVREYAEAVGQAVK; this is translated from the coding sequence TTGTTCAAAAAAGCACTGACCTTGTGCATGACCTTCACACTGGCAGCGGGTTTAGCCGCTTGTGGCTCAAATGCAAGCAATAACAACAGCGCCTCCACTCCGGGTACAGATGGCTCTAAAAACGAAAGCACAGCCTATGTTCCTAAGGAGTTAAAGGTACAATTCGTTCCTTCTCAAAATGCAGATACCCTCGAAGCCAAAGCTAAACCGCTCGAAAAACTGCTGGGGGACAAGCTCGGAATCCCGGTGAAAGTAACCGTATCTCCTGACTACAATACGATTGTGGAAGCCATGTCTTCCAAACAGGTAGATGTAGGGTTCCTTCCGCCTAATGCTTATGTACTGGCACATGATAATCGTAAAGCGGCCGACTTGCTCCTGCAAGCTCAACGCTATGGCATTGAAGATGCCACAGGCAAGGACACGACTGAAAAAGTAAACTTTTATAAAGCAATGATCGTGGTGAAAAAGGATTCTCCAATTCAAAGTCTGGCTGATCTGAAAGGCAAGAAGGTTGGCTGGCAAAATGTAACCTCCTCCGCAGGCTATGTGTACCCCGCAGCAGAGCTGAAAAAAGCTGGCGTGGACCCGGACACAGATGTGCAGGGTGTGACGATCAAAGGCCACGACGCTGCTATTCTGGCGCTGCTGAATGGTCAGGTTGATGCTGTCGCTGTCTTCCAGGATGCACGTAACACAGTGAAGAAGGAAATCCCGGACGTATTTGAAAAGACACGTGTCATTCATTACACAGCTAAAATTCCAAATGACACCGTCAGCGTACGTTCCGATATGGATCAAACGTGGAGAGACAAAATCGCCCAAGCCTTTATTGACATTGCCAACGATCCTGAGGGCGGCGAAATCATTAAAGAAATTTACACCCATGTAGGTTATGAAAAGGGCGACGATAAAAACTTCGATTCTGTGCGTGAATACGCCGAAGCTGTCGGCCAAGCGGTAAAGTAA
- the phnC gene encoding phosphonate ABC transporter ATP-binding protein yields MIEFRNVSKTYPNGTKGLNNINLTIQEGEMVVIVGLSGAGKSTLLRSINRLHDITSGDIVVGGRSVTSAGGSELRRIRRDIGMIFQSFNLVKRSTVLRNVLSGRVGYHSTLRTILGLFPKEDIELALTALERVNIREKAYSRADELSGGQQQRVSIARALAQEAKIILADEPVASLDPLTTRQVMDDLQRINREMQITTIVNLHFIDLAREYATRIIGLRAGEVVFDGTPEEATDEAFAEIYGRAIKHDELLGVGS; encoded by the coding sequence ATGATCGAATTTCGAAACGTATCGAAAACATACCCGAACGGCACCAAAGGGTTGAATAATATTAATTTGACGATTCAGGAGGGAGAAATGGTCGTCATTGTCGGCTTATCCGGTGCGGGTAAGTCCACCCTGCTGCGTTCCATTAACCGACTGCATGACATCACGTCTGGCGACATCGTTGTAGGCGGCAGGTCTGTCACATCTGCCGGAGGCAGCGAGCTGCGGCGTATTCGCCGTGATATCGGCATGATCTTTCAAAGCTTTAATCTGGTTAAGCGTTCGACGGTGCTTCGCAACGTACTTTCCGGCCGCGTTGGTTATCATTCGACGCTGCGGACCATTCTCGGTCTCTTCCCGAAGGAAGATATCGAGCTGGCACTAACGGCGCTAGAACGCGTGAATATCCGGGAAAAAGCTTACAGCCGAGCCGATGAGCTGTCCGGTGGCCAACAGCAGCGTGTATCCATCGCGCGTGCTCTGGCGCAGGAGGCTAAAATCATTCTGGCAGACGAGCCTGTCGCGTCGCTTGATCCACTGACCACCCGCCAGGTGATGGACGATCTCCAGCGAATCAACCGTGAAATGCAGATTACGACCATTGTCAATCTGCATTTCATTGATCTGGCGCGCGAATATGCAACACGGATCATCGGATTACGCGCTGGAGAGGTCGTCTTTGACGGCACACCGGAGGAAGCTACGGATGAAGCCTTTGCGGAGATCTACGGCCGGGCCATCAAGCATGATGAACTGCTGGGAGTGGGATCATGA
- the phnE gene encoding phosphonate ABC transporter, permease protein PhnE has protein sequence MKPDSTVQPLSSTQPSPSAGPPQPSKPPAGPPLPGRYKRYATWMIFIVVLVACSIHTDATPYQLIVGLPEMGKLLEEMFPPDWSYLPTIWKPMLETIQIAIVGTTLGAILAIPVALLCAYNVMPRKLISLPMRTILNLVRTIPDLLFASIFVAVFGIGPFAGMLALLFFSFGIIAKLTFEAIEAIDPGPLEAMTAVGASRIQVIAFGVVPQALPYFVSYLLYTFEVNVRAASVLGLVGAGGIGLLLDRSLGLFRYDRASIIILLTLVIVLAIDYGSNLLRRKLL, from the coding sequence ATGAAGCCCGACTCTACTGTCCAGCCGCTCTCTTCGACGCAACCGTCACCATCTGCTGGACCGCCCCAGCCAAGTAAGCCGCCCGCAGGGCCACCTTTGCCAGGACGCTACAAGCGTTACGCCACCTGGATGATTTTTATCGTGGTGCTGGTAGCCTGCTCCATTCATACAGATGCCACGCCTTACCAATTGATCGTTGGATTACCGGAAATGGGCAAATTGCTGGAGGAAATGTTTCCTCCAGACTGGAGTTACCTGCCTACCATCTGGAAACCGATGCTGGAAACGATCCAGATCGCTATTGTCGGCACGACACTGGGAGCCATATTAGCAATCCCTGTCGCGTTGCTGTGCGCCTATAATGTGATGCCGCGCAAGCTGATCTCGCTGCCGATGCGCACGATCCTGAATCTGGTACGGACGATTCCCGATTTGCTGTTTGCCTCGATCTTTGTGGCTGTATTCGGCATCGGACCGTTTGCAGGGATGCTTGCCCTGCTCTTCTTCTCCTTCGGAATCATAGCCAAGCTGACCTTTGAGGCGATTGAAGCCATTGATCCCGGACCACTGGAGGCTATGACTGCTGTTGGTGCAAGCCGCATTCAAGTTATCGCCTTTGGTGTGGTTCCTCAGGCATTGCCTTATTTTGTGTCGTACTTGCTGTATACCTTTGAGGTTAATGTGCGTGCAGCATCTGTTCTGGGGCTCGTTGGCGCTGGCGGCATCGGTCTGCTGCTTGACCGTTCCCTTGGGCTGTTCCGATATGACCGGGCAAGCATTATTATTCTACTGACCCTCGTCATCGTCCTTGCGATTGATTACGGCAGTAACCTGCTACGGAGGAAGTTATTATGA
- the phnE gene encoding phosphonate ABC transporter, permease protein PhnE, translating into MNDPTLRRPIGSRLRFWALAILLIIIYIWAFRGMQFEGLQGTAKSVSVAILGGFLHPDWSFVYIPEGEDLLRGLLDTLVISVLGTFVSAFVCLPFAFWASSNMSRLRPLSGSGKFVLSVIRVFPEMIVAILFIKAVGPGSFAGVLALGIHSIGMLAKLFSETIESVDHGPQEALIACGANRWQVIFFAVLPQVIPQFLSYSLYRFEINIRSATTLGLVGAGGIGTPLLFALQMRNWNRVGVILLGIVVLIILTDLVSGWLRKRIV; encoded by the coding sequence ATGAATGATCCTACGCTTCGCAGACCTATTGGCTCCCGCCTGCGCTTTTGGGCGTTAGCTATTCTGCTAATTATCATTTACATTTGGGCTTTTCGCGGGATGCAGTTTGAAGGATTACAGGGGACGGCCAAAAGCGTCTCTGTCGCGATATTGGGCGGTTTCCTTCATCCCGACTGGTCGTTTGTCTACATCCCTGAGGGGGAGGATTTGCTGCGTGGGTTGCTGGATACGCTGGTCATTTCAGTACTCGGAACCTTCGTGTCCGCATTTGTCTGCTTGCCGTTTGCCTTTTGGGCATCCAGCAATATGAGCCGTCTACGCCCTTTATCAGGTAGCGGGAAGTTTGTACTTAGTGTCATCCGGGTATTTCCCGAAATGATCGTCGCCATTCTATTCATTAAAGCCGTAGGTCCCGGCTCGTTTGCAGGTGTGCTTGCCCTCGGCATTCACTCCATTGGCATGCTGGCCAAGCTTTTCTCAGAAACGATTGAAAGTGTGGATCACGGGCCGCAGGAAGCTCTGATCGCGTGCGGTGCCAACCGTTGGCAGGTCATTTTCTTCGCCGTGCTGCCGCAGGTGATTCCACAGTTTCTTTCCTATTCGCTCTATCGTTTTGAAATTAACATCCGGTCCGCAACCACGCTCGGTCTGGTTGGTGCAGGTGGTATTGGTACTCCGCTGCTGTTTGCACTCCAAATGCGCAACTGGAACCGTGTAGGCGTCATTTTACTCGGCATTGTAGTCTTAATCATTTTGACGGATCTGGTATCCGGCTGGTTGCGCAAACGGATCGTGTAA
- a CDS encoding aminotransferase class V-fold PLP-dependent enzyme: MKHPFQSYRQLFPVLSSHIHVGSCSQGAISRPVSAAIEEYHRSLLQHGLNGDLSMARLEEARGHFAKLIGAEPDEIAVMSSASEAIAGVATALPYVPGKEGIVYADTDFPTVGHIWQAQEMFRDHICCIPSTEGEVTIEQYEEHVTENTALIMVSHVNYTNGFQQDLKSIAHIAHRNQALLFVDAYQSAGMIPVDVKAMGIDILVAGARKYMLGIPGVAFLYISKDRVERFKPRLTGWLGQEPASRFDIAHPVPAAGTRRFETGLPSFISIFAANAALKLLLEIGVMNIQTYMNELLDFSVEYGRSKGLHIRIPDRGGTLPSLLAVEVADVSAVERRLRSRNMIVSARKDIIRVAPHFYNTAEEVRRVIDELAGSC, encoded by the coding sequence ATGAAACATCCGTTTCAGTCCTACCGTCAGTTGTTTCCGGTGCTGTCCTCACATATCCATGTAGGGAGCTGTTCCCAGGGGGCGATATCGAGACCGGTTTCTGCTGCCATTGAGGAATATCATCGAAGCTTGCTGCAACACGGTCTTAACGGCGACCTATCTATGGCACGTTTGGAAGAAGCCAGAGGGCATTTTGCCAAGCTCATCGGGGCGGAGCCTGACGAAATTGCGGTGATGTCCTCAGCCTCTGAGGCGATTGCTGGTGTGGCTACTGCCCTTCCTTATGTACCGGGAAAAGAAGGGATTGTGTATGCAGATACCGACTTTCCGACGGTAGGACACATCTGGCAGGCACAGGAGATGTTCCGTGATCATATTTGCTGTATCCCTTCTACGGAGGGAGAAGTAACCATAGAGCAGTATGAGGAGCATGTTACGGAGAATACTGCGCTTATTATGGTGTCCCATGTGAATTATACCAACGGATTTCAGCAAGATCTCAAATCCATTGCACATATAGCTCACCGAAATCAGGCGTTACTGTTCGTGGATGCCTATCAGTCTGCAGGAATGATTCCGGTGGATGTAAAGGCGATGGGCATAGATATTCTGGTCGCGGGAGCACGCAAATATATGCTGGGGATACCGGGCGTGGCTTTTCTTTATATAAGCAAGGACCGAGTAGAACGCTTCAAGCCCCGTCTTACGGGCTGGCTCGGACAGGAGCCCGCCTCCCGGTTTGATATTGCTCATCCGGTTCCGGCGGCGGGAACCCGCCGCTTTGAGACAGGATTACCTTCCTTCATTAGCATTTTTGCCGCTAATGCAGCCTTAAAGCTACTGTTGGAAATTGGGGTCATGAACATTCAGACCTATATGAATGAACTGTTGGACTTTTCTGTTGAATATGGACGAAGCAAGGGGCTACACATACGTATACCTGATCGAGGAGGCACTTTACCAAGTCTGCTCGCTGTTGAAGTAGCCGATGTGTCGGCGGTAGAGAGGCGTTTGCGGAGCCGAAATATGATTGTGTCGGCACGAAAGGATATTATCCGTGTGGCTCCGCATTTTTACAATACGGCAGAGGAAGTCCGGCGGGTCATAGATGAATTAGCTGGGAGTTGTTGA
- the cysW gene encoding sulfate ABC transporter permease subunit CysW, which produces MSQAITGQELASAPVPSSAPPNRVTTEAPWVKWTLIGAAFLALLWVLVLPLIVVLTEALKQGWSVYVEALRDPDAMSALRLTLLVAAITVPLNTVFGVAAAWLITKFHFRGKGVLVTLIDLPFAISPVVGGLMYVLVFGAQGWLGPWLDEHDIKIIFALPGIILATLFITFPFVARELIPLMEDQGQQEEEAAVTLGARGWRIFWKVTLPNIKWGLLYGIILCNARAMGEFGAVSVVSGHIRGETNTLPLHVEILYNEYQFSASFAVASLLLLLALATLVLKSWFGRKRVH; this is translated from the coding sequence ATGTCACAAGCGATAACTGGGCAAGAGCTTGCTTCTGCACCAGTGCCTTCATCCGCACCGCCCAATAGGGTTACAACTGAAGCCCCTTGGGTAAAGTGGACGCTAATTGGTGCTGCTTTTTTAGCTTTGCTCTGGGTGTTGGTATTGCCGCTAATTGTCGTGCTTACCGAAGCGCTCAAGCAGGGATGGAGTGTATACGTTGAAGCGCTACGGGACCCGGATGCCATGTCTGCATTACGGTTGACGCTGCTGGTGGCAGCGATAACGGTTCCGCTGAATACGGTATTTGGTGTAGCGGCCGCCTGGCTGATCACAAAATTTCATTTTCGCGGCAAAGGTGTGCTGGTCACCTTGATTGATTTGCCCTTTGCGATCTCGCCTGTCGTCGGAGGTCTGATGTATGTATTAGTGTTTGGCGCACAGGGCTGGCTTGGGCCGTGGCTGGACGAGCATGATATTAAAATTATATTTGCTTTGCCGGGCATTATTTTGGCAACGCTGTTCATTACATTTCCTTTTGTGGCGCGTGAGCTTATTCCGCTGATGGAAGATCAGGGGCAGCAGGAGGAGGAAGCGGCGGTCACGCTGGGTGCGCGCGGCTGGCGCATTTTCTGGAAAGTGACGCTGCCGAACATCAAGTGGGGTTTGCTGTATGGCATTATTCTGTGTAATGCGAGAGCCATGGGCGAGTTTGGTGCAGTGTCCGTCGTCTCGGGACATATTCGGGGAGAGACAAATACACTTCCGCTGCATGTGGAGATTTTGTATAACGAGTATCAGTTCTCGGCATCTTTTGCAGTGGCCTCGTTGTTGCTGCTACTTGCTTTGGCAACCTTGGTGCTTAAAAGCTGGTTTGGACGCAAACGCGTGCATTAA
- the cysT gene encoding sulfate ABC transporter permease subunit CysT, with amino-acid sequence MSQMQATRKRVLPGFGLTMGYSVLYLSLVVLVPLSALLLNSTGLTWEKFWDVATDVRVLASYKVSFLCAAAAALIDLFLGLLIAWVLVRYEFPGKRVFDAVIDLPFALPTAVAGVALTALYAQNGWIGSLFEPLGWKMAYSQTGITLALMFIGIPFVVRTVQPVLEELDKDEEEVAATLGAGRWRTFRSVIVPELVPPLLTGFALAFARGIGEYGSVVFISGNMPMKTEIAPLLIMSKLEQNDYAGATAVALMLLVISFVLLFVINSFQRWSRRRAV; translated from the coding sequence ATGAGTCAAATGCAAGCCACCCGAAAACGCGTACTTCCCGGATTCGGGTTAACAATGGGTTATAGTGTACTGTATCTCAGTCTGGTGGTGCTGGTGCCATTATCAGCACTGCTCCTGAATTCAACCGGGCTGACGTGGGAGAAATTTTGGGACGTGGCGACTGATGTCAGGGTGCTAGCTTCCTACAAGGTGAGCTTTTTGTGTGCCGCAGCCGCGGCGCTGATCGATCTGTTTCTCGGTTTATTGATCGCCTGGGTACTGGTGCGTTATGAATTTCCGGGGAAACGAGTTTTTGATGCGGTCATTGATCTGCCCTTTGCTTTGCCCACGGCGGTGGCAGGGGTTGCGTTGACCGCTCTATATGCACAGAACGGCTGGATCGGCTCACTATTCGAACCGCTTGGGTGGAAAATGGCATACTCACAGACGGGGATTACGCTCGCGTTGATGTTTATTGGCATTCCGTTCGTCGTACGGACAGTTCAGCCGGTGCTGGAGGAGCTGGACAAGGATGAGGAGGAGGTGGCGGCTACGCTGGGAGCGGGCAGATGGCGTACCTTCCGCAGCGTTATTGTGCCGGAACTGGTACCGCCACTGCTGACGGGTTTTGCGCTTGCCTTTGCCCGCGGCATTGGCGAGTACGGCTCTGTCGTCTTCATTTCTGGCAATATGCCGATGAAGACCGAGATTGCTCCGCTGCTCATTATGTCCAAGTTAGAGCAAAATGACTACGCAGGAGCTACGGCGGTGGCGTTGATGCTGTTGGTCATTTCATTCGTGTTGTTATTCGTGATTAACAGTTTTCAGCGCTGGTCGCGGCGCCGTGCAGTCTAA
- a CDS encoding sulfate ABC transporter substrate-binding protein yields MKKKHKIRLILGLSLVLTMMLSACGASKEGTQADGSSASGSKEVELLNVSYDPTRELYEAYNKAFAAHWEKEKGQKVTIKQSHGGSGKQSRSVQDGLDADVVTLALGYDIDALQEKGLVKEGWQSKYEHNSSPYTSTIVLLVRKGNPKGIKDWDDLTRGDVQVITPNPKTSGGARWNYLAAWAYALKKNNNDEAKAQQFVQELYKHVPVLDSGARGATTTFVERGIGDVLIAWENEALLSVKELGADKFDIVYPSISIVAEPPVAVVDKVVNKKGTREVADAYLKYLYSEEGQTIAAENYYRPTLESVTAKFKDQFPKLELVTLKDVFGTWKETQQKHFSDKGIFDQIYVPGSS; encoded by the coding sequence ATGAAGAAGAAACACAAAATTCGGCTTATTCTCGGACTATCTTTGGTTTTAACAATGATGCTAAGTGCTTGTGGGGCAAGCAAGGAAGGGACGCAGGCGGATGGTAGCTCTGCTTCTGGCTCCAAGGAAGTGGAGTTGCTCAATGTTTCTTATGATCCGACCCGTGAGTTGTATGAAGCATATAATAAAGCGTTTGCCGCCCATTGGGAGAAGGAGAAAGGGCAGAAGGTCACGATCAAGCAATCCCACGGAGGATCTGGCAAGCAAAGCCGCTCTGTACAGGACGGACTGGATGCAGATGTAGTTACACTGGCCCTGGGCTATGATATTGATGCGTTACAGGAAAAAGGGCTTGTTAAAGAGGGATGGCAAAGTAAATATGAGCATAACAGTTCCCCGTACACATCAACCATCGTGTTATTGGTACGTAAAGGGAACCCGAAGGGGATCAAGGACTGGGACGATTTAACCCGCGGCGATGTACAGGTCATTACGCCAAATCCTAAAACATCGGGCGGAGCCCGCTGGAACTATCTTGCAGCCTGGGCCTATGCGCTCAAAAAGAACAATAACGATGAAGCCAAAGCCCAGCAGTTTGTACAGGAGCTGTATAAGCATGTGCCGGTACTGGATAGCGGAGCACGTGGAGCGACGACGACTTTCGTAGAGCGTGGAATTGGCGATGTGCTGATCGCTTGGGAAAATGAAGCACTGCTCTCTGTGAAGGAGCTAGGTGCGGATAAATTCGATATCGTATATCCGTCGATCAGTATTGTGGCTGAACCTCCGGTAGCGGTAGTCGATAAGGTGGTAAATAAAAAAGGTACACGCGAGGTGGCGGATGCGTACCTGAAATATTTGTACAGTGAAGAAGGGCAGACCATTGCTGCCGAAAATTATTATCGCCCAACATTGGAGAGTGTGACGGCAAAGTTCAAGGATCAATTTCCTAAGCTGGAGCTCGTAACCTTGAAGGATGTATTTGGGACATGGAAAGAGACACAGCAAAAGCATTTTAGTGACAAGGGTATTTTTGACCAGATTTATGTACCTGGTAGTTCATAA
- a CDS encoding leucine-rich repeat domain-containing protein: MFRLYSDVRGTAYERLIDYAMERADTFMLGVHKWVTEDENGVADKDVLFEKLLQQLNPFLLSTNSYDAIRENHSIAYTPGTFYRYQCTPEAGKVLKQAASSLFSWVHPKLPEDLCFQNADGEDWIINIAHERIGRLNMDKEDADELEKLIPGVFIHKPEHHGNIDMFLNDAIRHQPDRVELMRFGLTEIPERIRELRSLKHLTIFEQDIRTLPSALFELKSLESLTIQVADLEELPADIAKLSRLKSLRVSCGCYDRPAPDYKVIPKEELSFRSVPPAIGELHQLEYLDISYSGIRTLPPEIQNLRSLRSLDIVNGLIESAPEFIYTMTWLDRFLIEDKPFHLCNHGDD, from the coding sequence ATGTTCCGATTATACAGCGATGTTCGTGGGACAGCTTATGAAAGACTGATTGATTATGCTATGGAACGGGCAGATACGTTTATGCTAGGCGTACATAAGTGGGTAACTGAGGATGAGAATGGAGTCGCTGATAAGGATGTTCTGTTCGAGAAATTGTTACAGCAATTGAATCCTTTTTTGCTGTCCACGAACTCCTATGATGCAATAAGGGAGAATCATTCGATTGCCTACACACCGGGAACATTTTACCGGTACCAATGCACGCCTGAGGCTGGAAAAGTATTAAAGCAAGCGGCGTCCAGTCTGTTTTCCTGGGTACATCCGAAACTACCAGAAGATTTGTGTTTCCAGAATGCCGATGGAGAGGATTGGATCATTAACATAGCTCACGAACGAATCGGTAGATTGAACATGGATAAAGAAGATGCAGATGAATTAGAAAAGCTTATCCCCGGTGTGTTTATTCACAAACCTGAACATCATGGCAATATAGATATGTTTTTGAACGATGCTATTCGGCATCAACCGGATCGAGTGGAGCTCATGCGGTTTGGCTTGACGGAGATCCCGGAACGGATTAGAGAATTGCGTTCTCTGAAGCATTTGACTATCTTTGAACAGGATATACGAACACTACCGTCTGCATTGTTTGAATTGAAATCATTGGAGTCACTGACGATTCAAGTAGCAGATTTGGAAGAGCTACCTGCTGACATTGCCAAGTTATCCCGACTCAAAAGCCTAAGAGTCAGCTGTGGTTGCTATGATCGCCCGGCACCGGACTACAAGGTGATCCCCAAGGAGGAACTGTCATTCCGAAGTGTACCTCCTGCAATCGGAGAGCTGCATCAACTGGAGTATCTGGATATCTCGTATAGTGGAATCCGTACACTCCCCCCTGAGATACAAAACCTGAGGAGTCTGCGTTCCTTGGACATTGTGAACGGATTGATTGAATCGGCACCCGAATTTATATATACCATGACCTGGCTGGATCGCTTTCTTATAGAAGATAAGCCGTTCCATCTGTGCAATCATGGTGACGACTGA
- a CDS encoding pyrimidine-nucleoside phosphorylase, whose translation MRMVDLIEKKRDGKELSTEEINFIIQGYTQGEIPDYQVSALAMSIFFKDMNERERADLTMAMVHSGDTIDLSAIEGVKVDKHSTGGVGDTTTLVLAPLVAALDIPVAKMSGRGLGHTGGTIDKLEAIAGFHVEISKDEFVDLVNRSKIAVVGQSGNLTPADKKLYALRDVTATVNSIPLIASSIMSKKIAAGSDAIVLDVKTGAGAFMKTVEDAKELAHAMVSIGNNVGRKTMAVISDMSQPLGLAIGNSLEVKEAIDTLRGEGPKDLEELCMALGSQMVFLAGKADSLENAKEKLKEVIRNGKALEKFKEFIANQGGDASVVDHPERLPQAQYLIEVPAKQDGVVAEIVADEIGTAAMLLGAGRATKESEIDLAVGLMLNKKVGDAVQKGDSLVTIHANREDVDQVIEKIYANIRIADHAEAPVLIYGTVTE comes from the coding sequence ATGAGAATGGTAGACTTGATTGAAAAAAAACGTGACGGAAAAGAACTGAGCACTGAGGAAATTAACTTTATTATCCAAGGCTATACTCAGGGTGAAATTCCTGATTATCAGGTCAGTGCATTGGCGATGTCTATTTTCTTCAAAGATATGAACGAACGGGAACGTGCTGATTTGACCATGGCAATGGTTCATTCAGGAGATACGATTGACTTGTCCGCGATTGAAGGTGTAAAGGTCGATAAGCACTCCACTGGCGGTGTGGGTGATACGACAACACTGGTACTGGCTCCGCTTGTAGCAGCCTTAGACATTCCGGTAGCGAAAATGTCAGGTCGCGGCCTCGGGCACACGGGCGGAACGATCGACAAGCTGGAGGCCATTGCAGGCTTTCACGTAGAGATCAGCAAGGATGAATTCGTAGATTTGGTGAATCGCAGCAAAATTGCGGTCGTCGGACAAAGCGGCAACCTGACACCTGCGGATAAAAAATTGTATGCTTTGCGTGATGTTACAGCAACGGTAAATTCGATTCCGTTGATTGCCAGCTCGATTATGAGTAAGAAAATCGCTGCCGGCTCTGATGCCATCGTACTGGATGTTAAGACAGGTGCGGGCGCATTCATGAAAACAGTAGAAGATGCCAAAGAACTGGCACATGCCATGGTAAGCATCGGGAACAATGTGGGTCGCAAGACCATGGCGGTTATTTCTGACATGAGTCAACCGCTGGGGCTGGCTATCGGGAACTCGCTCGAAGTTAAAGAAGCGATTGATACACTGCGCGGCGAAGGACCCAAAGATCTGGAAGAGCTGTGTATGGCTTTGGGCAGTCAGATGGTATTTTTGGCCGGAAAAGCAGACTCCCTCGAAAACGCCAAAGAGAAGCTCAAAGAGGTCATTCGTAACGGCAAAGCACTGGAGAAATTCAAAGAGTTTATTGCGAACCAAGGCGGCGACGCTTCTGTAGTGGATCATCCAGAACGCTTGCCACAAGCGCAGTATCTTATTGAAGTACCTGCAAAGCAGGACGGCGTGGTAGCTGAAATCGTGGCTGATGAAATCGGTACCGCTGCGATGCTACTGGGAGCAGGCCGTGCGACCAAAGAATCCGAGATTGATTTGGCTGTCGGCTTGATGCTGAACAAAAAAGTCGGCGATGCGGTTCAAAAAGGCGATTCGCTGGTTACAATCCATGCGAACCGTGAAGACGTGGACCAAGTAATAGAGAAAATCTACGCGAACATCCGTATTGCGGATCATGCGGAAGCCCCCGTGCTGATCTACGGAACGGTGACAGAATAA
- the deoD gene encoding purine-nucleoside phosphorylase: protein MSVHIGAKPGEIAETILLPGDPLRAKFIAETYLEDVTCYNEVRGMLGFTGTYQGKRLSVQGTGMGLPSISIYVNELISEYGVKNLFRVGTCGGMKEHVHVRDVILAQASCTDSGMNRHIFGGYDFSPIASFPLLKGAYDRGVAKGLNMHVGNVFSSDSFYRDDKSVVQKLMEYGVLGVEMETSALYTLAAKFGVNALTILTVSDHLLTGEETTAEERQTTFKEMMEVALDTAVSL, encoded by the coding sequence ATGAGTGTACACATTGGAGCCAAACCTGGAGAGATTGCAGAAACAATTTTGCTGCCAGGAGATCCGCTACGGGCGAAATTTATCGCTGAAACGTATCTGGAGGACGTGACCTGCTACAACGAGGTGCGCGGAATGCTCGGATTCACGGGAACGTACCAAGGCAAACGCCTGTCTGTACAGGGAACCGGGATGGGGCTGCCCTCCATCAGTATTTATGTCAACGAACTGATTAGCGAGTATGGGGTGAAAAACTTGTTCCGCGTGGGTACATGTGGCGGAATGAAGGAGCATGTGCACGTTCGTGACGTCATTTTGGCACAGGCATCCTGTACAGATTCCGGCATGAACCGCCATATCTTTGGCGGCTACGATTTCTCCCCGATTGCCAGCTTCCCTCTCTTGAAGGGCGCTTATGATCGCGGGGTTGCCAAAGGGTTGAACATGCATGTTGGCAACGTATTCAGTTCAGACAGCTTCTACCGTGATGACAAATCAGTGGTACAAAAATTGATGGAATACGGTGTGTTGGGTGTGGAGATGGAGACTTCGGCTTTATACACGCTGGCAGCCAAGTTTGGCGTAAACGCACTGACCATTCTGACGGTAAGTGATCACTTGCTGACAGGCGAAGAAACGACAGCAGAGGAACGGCAAACCACGTTTAAAGAAATGATGGAAGTTGCACTGGATACAGCAGTATCTCTGTAA